The following coding sequences are from one Luteimonas sp. S4-F44 window:
- a CDS encoding ferritin-like domain-containing protein: protein MSAAVADALDLLAAARQCLDARDPDTKVALTRHHAAQQRAGRLLLPASPPPPEPIRMPGRPPRPRLVHPRELPRRGLGSDEGRAAFLHAIAHIELNAIDLAWDAVYRFRGLPDAFYADWVAIADDEARHFVLLRDRLRAFGRDYGDFDAHNGLWEMCEKTAHDGLARMALVPRVLEARGLDVTPGMIVKLRALGDDATADILEIILREEIPHVAAGSRWFRWYCARDGIDPEPRFRALLADYARTVLHGPFNLDARAAAGFSAEELAALQAVAQG from the coding sequence GTGAGTGCGGCGGTGGCCGACGCGCTCGACCTGCTGGCCGCGGCGCGCCAGTGCCTGGACGCGCGTGATCCCGACACCAAGGTCGCGCTGACCCGGCACCATGCCGCGCAGCAACGCGCCGGGCGGTTGTTGCTGCCCGCCTCGCCACCGCCGCCCGAGCCGATCCGCATGCCCGGCCGGCCGCCGCGTCCGCGGCTGGTGCATCCGCGCGAGTTGCCGCGGCGTGGGCTGGGCAGCGATGAAGGACGCGCGGCGTTTCTCCACGCGATCGCGCACATCGAGCTCAACGCGATCGACCTGGCCTGGGATGCGGTCTACCGCTTCCGCGGCCTGCCGGATGCGTTCTACGCCGACTGGGTCGCGATCGCCGACGACGAAGCCCGGCATTTCGTGCTACTGCGCGACCGCTTGCGGGCGTTCGGGCGCGACTACGGCGATTTCGACGCGCACAACGGCCTGTGGGAGATGTGCGAGAAGACCGCGCACGACGGCCTGGCGCGCATGGCGTTGGTGCCGCGCGTGCTCGAAGCCCGCGGCCTCGACGTGACCCCAGGGATGATCGTCAAACTGCGCGCGCTGGGCGACGACGCGACCGCCGACATCCTCGAGATCATTCTGCGCGAGGAAATCCCGCACGTCGCGGCCGGCAGCCGGTGGTTCCGCTGGTACTGCGCGCGCGATGGCATCGACCCCGAGCCCAGGTTCCGCGCACTGTTGGCCGACTACGCGCGCACGGTCCTGCACGGTCCGTTCAACCTCGACGCCCGCGCCGCCGCCGGATTCAGCGCCGAGGAACTCGCGGCCTTGCAGGCGGTCGCGCAAGGCTAG
- a CDS encoding DUF6229 family protein — MQHDEIVGGWLSGADTVDGYENPAGALYVEGIAATEAAMTDKSFLLLTQCSSCTASIPAHCC, encoded by the coding sequence ATGCAGCACGACGAAATCGTTGGCGGCTGGCTGAGTGGGGCCGACACCGTAGATGGCTACGAGAACCCGGCGGGGGCATTGTATGTGGAGGGCATTGCCGCGACCGAAGCGGCGATGACCGACAAGAGTTTCTTGCTGCTGACGCAATGCAGTTCCTGTACGGCGTCGATCCCGGCGCACTGCTGTTGA
- a CDS encoding type 2 lanthipeptide synthetase LanM family protein — protein sequence MAIVLAGAETGMDDRVAGTEFDRAIDVIISDARQDLEARLAAVSQRLAPEERGVVSTAAHRALLANARRKLNRVLLLELHAAQLAGHLQQDGERGRFDEFIERSSQPAFVAHLTWRYPALRPRLERALRQQASALASMVQRLGNDRTQLRALIGGQEGMLRALHLGQGDVHNGGQAVAHLEFEGGSVMYKPRSVAIDMALERFLERVLGDDPLRIRVPAALLGAGYGWSAFATHHYCKDDEELAAFYRNIGHWLAVMRLLGGTDLHHENIIAVGPVPVAVDVESLFAPEVDVPSTGLGAAMDAASRLITTSVLRTGLVPFRAPMLGLHGVDISAAGALPDEQPKIRVPLIIDAGTTSARMQVADVELPPARNHPCARPDISQYWNHVVDGFSELTARFQALDRTKELRPLLAPFFGCEARRIRRPTQAYSEVMRMLWHPASLHNEPPALERARDILQRNAAVLPVAPRDSDTIAGEVEDMRYGDIPVFSEMLSAVDIDAALDSWRGMRLEMEELTIRGALVTAYLNGKLANRESAPRDVVARRPHADGLDRRRRVLARETVEKLLRLSVSGEDGTSAWISPVLGAEGWTMRTLQSDLYIGLGGIAVALAGYRHEVRLGRADPVDGLDSAIAGAIRVAETLEQQEPIDAVGGFIGLGSQVLTWTTLYHLDSDPAMLERARRSATTLARRGFRPDDNLDLLEGVSGAIVPLLQLAQLDEDDAWLEVAAEAGRHLEAAAIVDAQGARWPSAIFDRPLGGFAHGATGSGWALARLASSTAGTQHERDRWAALAEQAFVFEDGLYDHSAGDWIDVRKPESKDFPDTWCHGSVGIGLAACDLYARTGGVRHLDTLRRAVRAAERRGWGISHTLCHGDLSLWELLERASALDPGLRRDDGLPAGARIVSAMEECSGAVGGLARDTYTPGLMSGVSGSLHFLNRLHPDCRLPSPLLLECGLDTPTLASCAAPDRVDVAAETEVTPG from the coding sequence ATGGCCATCGTGCTCGCAGGAGCGGAGACCGGCATGGATGACAGAGTGGCAGGTACAGAGTTCGATCGCGCGATCGACGTGATCATTTCGGATGCACGCCAGGATTTGGAGGCTCGACTGGCAGCCGTTTCGCAAAGGCTCGCACCGGAGGAACGCGGCGTCGTGTCCACCGCGGCGCATCGCGCGCTGTTGGCAAATGCGAGGCGCAAGCTCAACCGGGTGTTGTTGTTGGAACTGCACGCGGCGCAATTGGCCGGTCACCTGCAGCAGGATGGCGAGCGTGGGCGCTTTGATGAGTTCATCGAGCGCTCCAGCCAACCGGCGTTCGTCGCCCATCTCACATGGCGATATCCTGCGCTGCGCCCCCGGCTTGAGCGGGCATTGCGCCAGCAGGCATCGGCGCTGGCCTCAATGGTGCAGCGATTGGGCAACGATCGCACCCAATTGCGCGCCCTCATCGGGGGTCAGGAGGGCATGCTGCGCGCTCTTCACCTGGGGCAGGGGGACGTGCATAACGGTGGGCAGGCGGTCGCGCACCTGGAGTTCGAGGGCGGCAGCGTGATGTACAAGCCGCGCTCAGTGGCGATCGACATGGCGCTGGAGCGCTTTCTCGAACGGGTGCTCGGGGACGACCCGCTGCGTATCCGTGTGCCGGCGGCGCTTCTGGGGGCAGGTTATGGGTGGTCGGCATTCGCCACGCACCACTACTGCAAGGACGACGAAGAGCTGGCCGCCTTTTATCGCAACATCGGCCATTGGCTGGCCGTGATGCGTCTTTTGGGCGGCACCGACCTGCACCACGAGAACATCATCGCGGTTGGGCCGGTGCCGGTGGCGGTGGACGTCGAAAGCCTGTTCGCACCCGAGGTTGACGTGCCGTCGACGGGACTGGGCGCGGCGATGGATGCGGCGAGCCGACTGATCACCACTTCGGTATTGCGTACCGGCTTGGTGCCGTTTCGCGCACCGATGCTCGGCCTGCACGGGGTGGACATTTCGGCGGCAGGCGCGCTTCCCGACGAGCAGCCGAAGATTCGGGTCCCGCTGATCATCGACGCCGGTACGACCTCGGCCCGCATGCAGGTTGCGGATGTCGAACTGCCACCTGCACGCAATCATCCTTGTGCCCGCCCGGACATCTCCCAGTACTGGAATCATGTCGTCGATGGATTTTCCGAGCTGACCGCACGCTTTCAGGCCCTCGACCGCACTAAGGAGCTGCGCCCCTTGCTCGCGCCCTTCTTCGGTTGCGAGGCCAGGCGGATCCGGCGTCCGACGCAGGCGTACTCCGAAGTGATGCGCATGCTCTGGCATCCCGCATCGCTACACAACGAACCTCCGGCGCTCGAGCGCGCTCGGGATATTCTGCAACGCAATGCCGCCGTATTGCCGGTCGCGCCACGCGACTCGGACACGATCGCCGGCGAAGTCGAAGACATGCGCTACGGCGACATCCCCGTCTTTTCCGAAATGCTGTCTGCTGTCGACATCGACGCGGCCTTGGATAGCTGGCGCGGCATGCGTCTCGAGATGGAAGAACTGACGATCCGGGGTGCGCTGGTGACGGCCTACCTTAATGGCAAGCTCGCCAATCGCGAAAGTGCGCCGCGCGATGTCGTGGCTCGCCGCCCGCATGCCGACGGACTGGATCGCCGGCGCCGCGTGCTCGCGAGGGAGACGGTTGAGAAGTTACTGCGGCTGTCGGTGTCCGGCGAGGACGGGACGTCGGCGTGGATCAGTCCCGTGCTCGGCGCGGAGGGCTGGACGATGCGCACGCTCCAGTCCGATCTCTACATCGGGTTAGGAGGAATCGCTGTCGCGCTGGCTGGTTACCGGCATGAAGTCAGGTTGGGACGCGCTGATCCTGTGGACGGCCTGGACAGCGCCATCGCGGGCGCAATCCGGGTCGCGGAGACGCTCGAACAGCAAGAGCCGATCGATGCGGTCGGCGGGTTCATCGGCCTGGGGTCGCAGGTGCTGACTTGGACGACCCTGTACCACCTGGATAGCGATCCCGCGATGCTCGAGCGTGCGCGCCGAAGCGCGACCACACTGGCCCGACGAGGGTTCCGCCCAGACGACAATCTGGATCTGCTCGAAGGCGTCAGCGGCGCGATCGTACCGTTGCTGCAACTGGCCCAGTTGGACGAAGACGATGCGTGGCTGGAAGTGGCCGCCGAGGCTGGGCGCCACCTGGAGGCGGCCGCGATCGTCGATGCCCAGGGGGCGCGCTGGCCGAGTGCCATCTTCGATCGGCCGCTGGGAGGCTTCGCGCACGGCGCCACGGGGAGCGGATGGGCGCTCGCGAGGCTCGCATCGAGCACCGCGGGGACGCAGCATGAGCGTGATCGATGGGCAGCGCTGGCCGAGCAGGCTTTCGTTTTTGAAGATGGTCTCTACGACCATTCAGCGGGGGATTGGATCGACGTCCGCAAGCCGGAGTCCAAGGACTTTCCCGACACGTGGTGCCACGGCAGCGTCGGCATCGGACTCGCTGCTTGCGATCTCTATGCGCGCACCGGCGGAGTGCGTCACCTCGACACGTTGCGGCGGGCGGTCCGTGCGGCTGAGCGACGCGGCTGGGGCATCAGCCACACGCTTTGCCATGGCGATCTGAGCCTGTGGGAGCTGCTCGAGCGCGCTTCAGCGCTGGATCCGGGCTTGCGACGCGATGACGGATTGCCGGCCGGCGCCCGTATCGTCTCGGCGATGGAGGAGTGCAGTGGGGCAGTCGGCGGGCTGGCGCGCGATACCTACACGCCGGGGCTGATGAGCGGCGTGTCGGGATCGCTGCACTTCCTCAATCGCTTGCATCCCGACTGTCGGTTGCCTTCGCCCCTGCTGTTGGAGTGCGGGCTCGACACACCGACGCTGGCGTCGTGCGCCGCGCCCGATCGCGTGGACGTGGCAGCGGAGACGGAGGTCACTCCCGGCTAG
- the lpxH gene encoding UDP-2,3-diacylglucosamine diphosphatase: MTTYFLSDLHLDPARPAITELFVAFLDGEARQAQALYVLGDLFESWVGDDDPSEAGALVADRLRALSDAGVPVAFMHGNRDFLVGDAWARRAGLRILPDPAVILLYGRPVLLTHGDLLCTDDVQYQAIRAQTRDPRWQAQMLAQPLAARLAFAQQARNASQARAATLREAGTMETVTDVAPTTVAEWFVRYGIDTMIHGHTHRPAIHELQVAGRACRRIVLGDWFEQGSVLRASADGRFDLSAL; encoded by the coding sequence ATGACGACCTACTTCCTGTCCGATCTGCACCTTGACCCGGCGCGACCGGCGATCACCGAGCTGTTCGTGGCCTTCCTCGATGGCGAGGCGCGACAGGCGCAGGCCCTGTACGTGCTCGGTGATCTGTTCGAATCGTGGGTCGGCGACGACGACCCATCCGAGGCCGGCGCGCTGGTCGCAGACCGCCTGCGCGCGCTGTCGGACGCGGGTGTGCCGGTGGCCTTCATGCATGGCAACCGCGACTTCCTCGTTGGCGACGCCTGGGCGCGGCGCGCGGGCCTGCGGATCCTGCCCGACCCGGCGGTGATCCTGCTCTACGGCCGCCCGGTGCTGCTGACCCACGGTGATCTGCTGTGCACCGACGATGTCCAATACCAGGCGATCCGCGCACAGACCCGCGACCCGCGTTGGCAGGCGCAGATGCTCGCCCAGCCGCTGGCCGCGCGGCTGGCGTTCGCGCAGCAGGCGCGCAATGCCAGCCAGGCGCGCGCAGCCACGCTGCGCGAGGCCGGGACGATGGAGACCGTGACCGATGTCGCGCCGACCACGGTCGCCGAATGGTTCGTCCGCTACGGCATCGATACGATGATCCACGGCCACACCCACCGCCCCGCGATCCACGAGCTGCAGGTGGCCGGCCGCGCCTGCCGCCGCATTGTGCTCGGCGACTGGTTCGAACAGGGCTCGGTACTGCGCGCGAGCGCCGACGGCCGCTTCGACCTTTCGGCGCTGTAG
- the gltX gene encoding glutamate--tRNA ligase, whose translation MSCRTRFAPSPTGYLHIGGARTALYCWLEARRRGGQFVLRIEDTDRERSTQAAIDAILEAMDWLGLDYDEGPIYQTQRLDRYREVAEQLVADGKAYYAYESKDELDAMREAAMARGDKPRYDGAYRERGEPRREDPNRVIRLKNPLEGTVVWDDKVKGRIEIANSELDDLVLFRPDGYATYNFAVVVDDLDMGITDVVRGDDHVNNTPRQINIYRALGAQPPAFSHLPMILDEHGAKLSKRTGAADVMQYRDAGYLPHALLNYLVRLGWSHGDQEIFSIDEMRALFDLKDVNAKASRLDPAKLGWLNQQYLKSDDPAAVAAHLVWHLRRDGYDLSTGPAPADVVVALRDRVQTLKDMSERAAVWYRPLTEYDDKAVAKHLKADARAPLADARTRLAALPDWTAEAIGAALHETAEVLGLGMGKVAQPMRVAITGTQVSPDIGHTVYLAGRNEALRRIEAAIAMTPDA comes from the coding sequence ATGAGCTGCCGTACCCGCTTCGCGCCCAGTCCCACCGGCTACCTGCACATTGGCGGCGCACGCACCGCGCTGTACTGCTGGCTGGAAGCGCGCCGCCGCGGCGGACAGTTCGTGCTTCGCATCGAGGACACCGATCGCGAACGCAGCACGCAGGCCGCGATCGACGCGATTCTGGAGGCGATGGACTGGCTCGGCCTGGACTACGACGAAGGCCCGATCTACCAGACCCAGCGCCTCGACCGCTATCGCGAGGTCGCAGAGCAACTCGTCGCCGACGGCAAGGCCTACTACGCCTACGAGTCGAAGGACGAGCTCGATGCCATGCGCGAGGCGGCGATGGCCCGCGGCGACAAGCCGCGCTACGACGGCGCCTATCGCGAGCGCGGCGAACCGCGCCGCGAGGACCCGAACCGGGTGATCCGCCTGAAGAATCCGCTCGAAGGCACGGTCGTGTGGGACGACAAGGTCAAGGGCCGGATCGAGATCGCCAACAGCGAGCTGGACGATCTGGTGCTGTTCCGCCCGGACGGCTACGCGACCTACAACTTCGCCGTCGTCGTCGACGATCTCGATATGGGCATCACCGATGTCGTGCGCGGCGACGACCACGTCAACAACACCCCGCGGCAGATCAACATCTACCGCGCACTCGGCGCGCAGCCGCCGGCGTTCTCGCACCTGCCGATGATCCTCGACGAGCACGGCGCCAAGCTGTCCAAGCGCACCGGCGCGGCCGATGTCATGCAGTACCGCGATGCCGGCTACCTGCCGCACGCGCTGCTCAACTACCTGGTGCGGCTGGGCTGGTCGCACGGCGACCAGGAGATCTTCTCGATCGACGAGATGCGCGCGCTGTTCGACCTCAAGGACGTCAACGCCAAGGCCTCGCGCCTGGATCCGGCCAAGCTCGGTTGGCTCAATCAGCAGTATCTGAAGTCCGACGATCCAGCCGCGGTCGCCGCGCATCTGGTCTGGCACCTGCGCCGCGACGGCTACGACCTGTCGACGGGCCCAGCGCCGGCCGATGTGGTGGTCGCGCTGCGCGATCGGGTGCAAACGCTCAAGGACATGTCCGAGCGCGCGGCGGTCTGGTACCGCCCATTGACCGAGTACGACGACAAGGCCGTGGCCAAGCATCTCAAGGCCGATGCGCGCGCGCCGTTGGCCGATGCGCGTACGCGCCTGGCGGCGCTGCCGGACTGGACGGCAGAAGCGATCGGCGCGGCCTTGCACGAGACCGCCGAGGTGCTCGGCTTAGGGATGGGCAAGGTCGCCCAACCGATGCGGGTGGCGATCACCGGTACCCAGGTCAGCCCCGACATCGGGCACACGGTGTACCTGGCCGGCCGCAATGAGGCGCTGCGGAGGATCGAGGCCGCGATCGCGATGACGCCCGACGCCTGA